In Pseudonocardia cypriaca, a single genomic region encodes these proteins:
- a CDS encoding carbohydrate ABC transporter permease: MSTEVQPRTGPAWDRSAEEKAALRRAGDWARRAPLLPALIFLIIVTQLPFVITLVISFMNWNAYYPDERGFTGFDNYRRVLTDVNTRDSIITTIQLTVSVVLVSLVLGLLIALLLDRAFRGRGVVRTMMITPFLVVPVAAALVWKHALYNPEYGLFNGVLTWIFGENAPQPDWISTMPLTAIVVSLVWQWTPFMMLIILAGLQSKPLDVIEAARIDGCSSWQIFRHMTLPHLRQYLELGALLGSIYIVQNFDAVFTITSGGLGTANLPYTIYQTFYNAQDYGRASAAGVVVVIGTIVIATFALRTVSSLFREEGAR; encoded by the coding sequence ATGAGCACCGAAGTGCAGCCGCGCACGGGCCCCGCGTGGGACCGCTCGGCCGAGGAGAAGGCGGCGTTGCGCCGCGCGGGCGACTGGGCCCGCCGCGCCCCGCTGCTGCCCGCGCTGATCTTCCTGATCATCGTGACCCAGCTGCCGTTCGTGATCACGCTGGTCATCTCGTTCATGAACTGGAACGCCTACTACCCCGACGAGCGCGGTTTCACCGGGTTCGACAACTACCGGCGCGTGCTCACCGACGTCAACACCCGGGACTCGATCATCACGACGATCCAGCTCACCGTGTCGGTGGTGCTGGTCAGCCTCGTGCTCGGCCTGCTCATCGCCCTGCTGCTGGACCGCGCGTTCCGCGGCCGCGGGGTCGTCCGCACGATGATGATCACCCCGTTCCTCGTGGTGCCGGTGGCCGCGGCACTGGTGTGGAAGCACGCGCTCTACAACCCGGAGTACGGCCTCTTCAACGGCGTGCTCACGTGGATCTTCGGGGAGAACGCCCCGCAGCCGGACTGGATCTCGACGATGCCGCTCACCGCGATCGTCGTCTCACTGGTCTGGCAGTGGACGCCGTTCATGATGCTGATCATCCTGGCCGGGCTGCAGAGCAAGCCGCTGGACGTGATCGAGGCAGCCAGGATCGACGGCTGTTCCAGCTGGCAGATCTTCCGGCACATGACCCTGCCGCACCTGCGCCAGTACCTGGAGCTCGGAGCGCTCCTCGGATCGATCTACATCGTGCAGAACTTCGACGCCGTGTTCACGATCACCTCAGGTGGTCTGGGTACGGCGAACCTGCCGTACACGATCTACCAGACCTTCTACAACGCGCAGGACTACGGCCGGGCCTCCGCGGCGGGCGTGGTCGTCGTGATCGGCACGATCGTCATCGCCACGTTCGCGCTGCGCACCGTGTCTTCGCTGTTCCGTGAGGAGGGGGCCCGATGA
- a CDS encoding SDR family oxidoreductase has protein sequence MSRTALVVGARGVIGGTLAEHLAGLPDWNVVGLSRRGGPADGPVRHVAADLFDPASVRDALRAHPGITHVFYAAYQDRPTWSELVGPNVTMLRTVLDVAGDEAPDLQHVSLMQGYKVYGAHLGPFSTPAKESDPPHMPPEFNVDQQHLVEERAAAGGWTWSAIRPSVVAGFGLGNPMNLGVVLAVYASISKELGVPLRFPGKLGAFDALLELTDAGLLAEATVWAATDPRCANEAFNIANGDLFRWNRMWPAIADAFGLEVAPPLPMSLQDVMADKEPVWDQMVARHGLAPTPYADVSSWAFGDFVFSWDYDMFADTSKSRRFGFHRYVDTEAMLLGLFDDLRKRRIIPG, from the coding sequence ATGTCCAGAACAGCACTCGTGGTCGGCGCCCGCGGCGTCATCGGCGGCACGCTCGCCGAGCACCTCGCAGGCCTCCCCGACTGGAACGTCGTCGGCCTGTCGCGCCGCGGCGGACCTGCGGACGGTCCGGTCCGCCACGTGGCGGCCGACCTGTTCGACCCGGCCTCCGTCCGCGACGCCCTCCGGGCCCACCCCGGCATCACCCACGTGTTCTACGCCGCCTACCAGGACCGGCCGACCTGGTCGGAGCTGGTGGGGCCGAACGTCACGATGTTGCGCACCGTGCTCGACGTGGCCGGCGATGAGGCCCCCGACCTGCAGCACGTCAGCCTCATGCAGGGCTACAAGGTCTACGGCGCGCACCTCGGGCCGTTCTCGACACCGGCGAAGGAGAGCGACCCGCCGCACATGCCGCCGGAGTTCAACGTCGACCAGCAGCACCTCGTGGAGGAGCGTGCGGCCGCGGGCGGCTGGACCTGGTCGGCGATCCGGCCGTCGGTGGTGGCGGGCTTCGGTCTCGGCAACCCGATGAACCTCGGCGTGGTGCTCGCGGTGTACGCGTCGATCAGCAAGGAGCTGGGCGTGCCGCTGCGGTTCCCGGGCAAGCTGGGTGCCTTCGACGCGCTGCTGGAGCTGACCGACGCCGGTCTGCTCGCCGAGGCCACGGTCTGGGCCGCCACCGACCCGCGTTGCGCGAACGAGGCGTTCAACATCGCCAACGGGGACCTGTTCCGCTGGAACCGGATGTGGCCGGCGATCGCCGACGCGTTCGGGCTGGAGGTCGCGCCGCCGCTCCCGATGTCGCTGCAGGACGTGATGGCCGACAAGGAGCCGGTGTGGGACCAGATGGTCGCCCGGCACGGCCTCGCACCGACGCCTTACGCCGACGTGTCGTCGTGGGCGTTCGGCGATTTCGTGTTCTCGTGGGACTACGACATGTTCGCCGACACGTCGAAGTCGCGCCGATTCGGTTTCCACCGTTACGTCGACACCGAGGCGATGCTGCTCGGCCTGTTCGACGATCTGCGCAAGCGGCGGATCATCCCGGGGTAG
- a CDS encoding sugar-binding transcriptional regulator translates to MAIEGSARGPAQLVLTASVARRYYLDGRSKVEIAQEFALSRFKVARLLDDARASGLVRIEIGHPGSVDVDLSDRLMSALGLRHCVVTDTPDDVPATMRAHLGTAAADLLSEIVTPDDVLGLSWARSVSAMANALQRLAPVPVVQLTGALARPGVDDSSIEVVRDVARVAGGPAYFFYAPMAVPDAATAQALRRQPEVAQAFSRIGSVTRAVAGVGAWEPEQSTLFDATGEAERQELARRGVCAEISGVLVDADGNPVPSELTERMIGITADQMRAVPEVIAIVYGGAKVRAVLAAVRGGMVNSLVTHSTLAEALIAAAAA, encoded by the coding sequence GTGGCGATCGAGGGCAGCGCGCGCGGGCCGGCCCAGCTCGTGCTCACGGCATCGGTGGCGCGCCGGTACTACCTCGACGGCCGTTCCAAGGTCGAGATCGCGCAGGAGTTCGCCCTCAGCAGGTTCAAGGTAGCCCGGCTGCTCGACGACGCCCGCGCGAGCGGGCTCGTCCGGATCGAGATCGGCCACCCCGGGTCGGTCGACGTCGACCTGTCGGACCGGCTCATGTCGGCGCTCGGCCTGCGGCACTGCGTCGTCACCGACACCCCCGACGACGTGCCGGCCACCATGCGCGCCCACCTCGGCACGGCAGCGGCCGACCTGCTCTCCGAGATCGTCACGCCGGACGACGTGCTCGGCCTGTCCTGGGCGCGGTCGGTGAGCGCCATGGCCAACGCGTTGCAACGGCTCGCCCCCGTGCCCGTCGTCCAGCTCACGGGCGCGCTGGCCCGTCCGGGCGTCGACGACAGCTCGATCGAGGTGGTCCGCGACGTCGCCCGCGTGGCAGGCGGGCCCGCCTACTTCTTCTACGCACCGATGGCGGTGCCCGACGCCGCCACCGCACAGGCACTGCGGCGCCAGCCCGAGGTCGCCCAGGCGTTCTCCCGCATCGGGTCGGTCACCCGCGCCGTCGCGGGTGTCGGGGCGTGGGAACCGGAGCAGTCCACGCTGTTCGACGCCACCGGCGAGGCCGAGCGGCAGGAGCTGGCCCGCCGCGGGGTGTGCGCCGAGATCTCCGGCGTGCTCGTCGATGCGGACGGGAACCCCGTGCCCTCCGAGCTGACCGAGCGGATGATCGGTATCACGGCCGACCAGATGCGGGCCGTGCCAGAGGTGATCGCGATCGTGTACGGAGGGGCGAAGGTGCGAGCGGTGCTCGCCGCCGTGCGGGGCGGGATGGTGAACAGCCTGGTGACGCACTCGACGCTGGCCGAAGCGCTGATCGCCGCGGCAGCGGCATGA
- a CDS encoding sensor histidine kinase, whose protein sequence is MGDHILARGPVGVEEPHRRSPQERQAMAVFTALHVSLLGFVVVQCVTGFEPSWSWWGTLSLVVAACQVHHSRAAARGRRARGWPLTFGLLLAAVVVLEITIGDQADTTLVVVAASAVMLLPGRYPILWVIPSIVLGIGTDWLRALFWGDPTLQDWWWWLLLYTPTIFALGAGGLAVSAHLVDQMSRLQRTRIELAETAVQRERLRVARDLHDLLGQSLSAVVLKGELAVRLHASDPDRARREVEDLAAIAGTTLADLRAVTRDRRDTGLRDEVAGAARLLTAAGVRADVDAEIGTLPVEVDRLLGWTLREGITNVLRHSDATWCTVRAVRDGGSVSLEIVNDGPATAVGTGSGLAGLDGRARELGGRLVVEHDADRFSLRLDVPVEPA, encoded by the coding sequence GTGGGTGACCACATCCTGGCCCGCGGCCCGGTGGGCGTGGAGGAACCGCACCGCCGCTCGCCGCAGGAGCGGCAGGCGATGGCGGTGTTCACCGCCCTGCACGTGAGCCTGCTCGGCTTCGTCGTCGTGCAGTGCGTCACCGGGTTCGAGCCCAGCTGGTCGTGGTGGGGGACCCTGTCGCTGGTGGTGGCCGCATGCCAGGTCCACCACAGCCGGGCAGCGGCCCGCGGCCGGCGCGCCCGGGGCTGGCCGCTGACCTTCGGGCTGCTCCTCGCGGCCGTGGTCGTGCTGGAGATCACCATCGGCGATCAGGCGGACACCACCCTGGTCGTCGTCGCCGCCTCGGCGGTCATGCTGCTGCCCGGCCGCTACCCCATCCTGTGGGTCATCCCGTCGATCGTCCTCGGGATCGGAACCGACTGGCTGCGGGCACTGTTCTGGGGTGATCCGACCCTCCAGGACTGGTGGTGGTGGCTGCTCCTCTACACCCCGACGATCTTCGCGCTCGGCGCGGGCGGGCTCGCCGTCTCCGCACACCTGGTCGACCAGATGAGCCGGCTGCAGCGCACGCGGATCGAGCTGGCCGAGACCGCTGTGCAGCGGGAGCGGCTGCGCGTCGCTCGCGACCTGCACGACCTGCTCGGGCAGAGCCTCTCCGCCGTCGTGCTCAAGGGCGAGCTGGCCGTGCGGTTGCACGCATCCGACCCGGACCGGGCGCGCCGCGAGGTCGAGGACCTCGCGGCGATCGCCGGCACCACGCTCGCCGACCTGCGCGCCGTCACGCGGGACCGTCGCGACACCGGCCTCCGCGACGAGGTGGCCGGCGCGGCGCGCCTCCTGACCGCCGCCGGCGTGCGGGCGGATGTGGACGCCGAGATCGGGACGCTGCCCGTCGAGGTCGACCGGCTGCTGGGCTGGACGCTGCGGGAAGGGATCACGAACGTGCTGCGCCACAGCGACGCCACCTGGTGCACCGTCCGAGCAGTCCGGGACGGCGGGTCGGTCTCGCTGGAGATCGTGAACGACGGGCCCGCGACCGCGGTGGGAACCGGCTCGGGGCTCGCCGGACTCGACGGCCGGGCCCGCGAGCTCGGCGGCCGCCTGGTCGTCGAGCACGACGCCGACCGGTTCTCGCTACGGCTCGACGTGCCGGTGGAGCCCGCATGA
- a CDS encoding response regulator transcription factor, translating to MIRVLVAEDQHMIRGALVALLGLEPDIEVVAELDRGDLVVEAARSVAPDVAVLDIEMPGADGLAVARTLHQELPDIRTLILTGLSQPGHMLQALESHVRGFVLKAAPATTLAQAVRRVAAGERVLDPDLVAAALETGASPLTPRETDVLALAATGLTTEEIATQLFLSPMTVRNYLSNAIAKVGGRNRIDAIEISRRAGWL from the coding sequence ATGATCCGCGTGCTCGTCGCCGAGGACCAGCACATGATCCGCGGCGCACTCGTCGCACTGCTGGGTCTCGAGCCCGACATCGAGGTGGTCGCGGAGCTCGACCGCGGCGACCTCGTCGTCGAGGCCGCCCGCAGCGTCGCCCCCGACGTCGCGGTCCTCGACATCGAGATGCCCGGCGCGGACGGCCTCGCCGTCGCCCGCACCCTGCACCAGGAGCTCCCGGACATCCGGACGCTCATCCTGACCGGGCTGAGCCAGCCGGGGCACATGCTGCAGGCGCTGGAGTCGCACGTGCGCGGGTTCGTGCTCAAGGCGGCTCCGGCCACCACACTCGCGCAGGCGGTCCGCCGGGTCGCCGCGGGAGAGCGGGTGCTCGACCCCGACCTCGTCGCGGCGGCGCTGGAGACCGGCGCGAGCCCGCTCACCCCGCGCGAGACCGACGTGCTCGCGCTCGCCGCGACCGGCCTCACCACCGAGGAGATCGCGACGCAGCTCTTCCTCTCGCCGATGACCGTGCGCAACTACCTGTCGAACGCCATCGCGAAGGTCGGGGGCCGCAACCGCATCGACGCCATCGAGATCTCGCGGCGGGCGGGCTGGCTCTGA
- a CDS encoding epoxide hydrolase family protein, which yields MTVTDPAPAASDALVAHRIAVPQDALDDLAARLRRTRFLDDLPVPEGAVQTGPFPPEFALGVPGSLVRRLVEMWSATDWREVEVRINAYPNILTRIDGQQVHAVHARSPRADAVPLILLHGWPNSVLEYLDVLDELTNPADPDAVAYHVVLPSLPGFGFSGPTTELGWNRYRIADAMAELMRRAGYDRYFVHGNDAGSLIGPELGRRFPDSVLGVHVTQIFSFPSGDPAEFENLSDEDREYLAFLDNWLAEESAFNVLQSTKPHHLAHALLDSPAGQLGWIAQLLHGGASDRHLVENAALYWLTGTAASSMRLYYEDRRATHPTEPTTVPIGYCGFAFDMHPIRSFAERDHHSIVSWNLYDRGSHWSAQDAPDLLVADLRAFTAIVLG from the coding sequence ATGACCGTCACCGATCCCGCTCCCGCCGCGTCGGACGCCCTCGTCGCACACCGGATCGCGGTTCCCCAGGACGCGCTCGACGATCTGGCCGCCCGCCTGCGCCGCACGCGGTTCCTCGACGACCTGCCGGTGCCCGAGGGTGCCGTGCAGACCGGACCGTTCCCTCCCGAGTTCGCGCTCGGCGTTCCCGGCTCGCTGGTGCGGCGGCTGGTGGAGATGTGGTCGGCGACGGACTGGAGGGAGGTCGAGGTTCGCATCAACGCCTACCCGAACATCCTGACCCGCATCGACGGCCAGCAGGTGCACGCCGTGCACGCCCGGTCGCCGCGGGCCGACGCCGTGCCGCTGATCCTGCTGCACGGCTGGCCGAACTCGGTGCTGGAGTACCTCGACGTCCTCGACGAGCTCACGAACCCGGCGGACCCGGACGCGGTCGCCTACCACGTGGTCCTGCCGTCGCTGCCCGGTTTCGGGTTCTCCGGGCCGACGACGGAGCTCGGGTGGAACCGGTACCGCATCGCCGACGCGATGGCCGAGCTGATGCGCAGGGCCGGCTACGACCGCTACTTCGTGCACGGCAACGACGCGGGTTCGCTCATCGGACCGGAGCTGGGCCGCCGGTTCCCCGACTCGGTGCTCGGCGTGCACGTCACCCAGATCTTCTCGTTCCCCAGCGGTGACCCGGCGGAGTTCGAGAACCTGTCCGACGAGGACCGGGAGTACCTGGCGTTCCTCGACAACTGGCTCGCCGAGGAGTCGGCGTTCAACGTCCTGCAGAGCACGAAGCCGCACCACCTGGCGCATGCGCTGCTGGACTCGCCCGCCGGCCAGCTGGGCTGGATCGCGCAGCTGCTCCACGGCGGCGCGAGCGACCGCCACCTCGTCGAGAACGCCGCGCTGTACTGGCTGACCGGCACCGCCGCGTCCTCGATGCGCCTCTACTACGAGGACCGGCGCGCGACCCACCCGACCGAGCCGACCACGGTGCCGATCGGCTACTGCGGGTTCGCGTTCGACATGCACCCGATCCGGTCGTTCGCCGAGCGCGACCACCACAGCATCGTCAGCTGGAACCTGTACGACCGCGGCTCGCACTGGTCGGCGCAGGACGCCCCGGACCTGCTGGTCGCCGACCTGCGCGCGTTCACCGCGATCGTCCTTGGCTGA
- a CDS encoding ABC transporter substrate-binding protein: protein MRTLLLSLVVLLTSTACAGWGGSVGGGGANSINVLMVNNPQMVDLQRLTAEHFTKATGITVNFTVLPENDVRDKISQEFSSQAGQYDVASLSNFEIPIYARSGWIAPMDPYIAADPAFDQADILPPMTESLKGPDGQIYGQPFYGESSFLMYRADVLQAAGITMPEQPTWQQVADIAARLDGVQPGMAGICLRGQPGWGQVFAPLTTVVNTFGGTWFTIDWQAGVNSPEFTKAVQFYVDLVREHGEAGAPQAGFTECLNNMVQGNAAMWYDATSAAGSLEAADSPVRGKIGYAPAPVVETDSSGWLYAWSWGIQAASEKKDAAWKFVSWASSKEYEQLVGEQVGWSDVPAGKRASTYENPQYVAEAGAFAEQTKHAIETADPRNPGVQPRPAIGIQFVGIPEFPDLGTQVSQEVSSAIAGLVTVDQALDRGQQLADDVAERYRSRAEGNS, encoded by the coding sequence ATGCGAACACTGCTGCTCTCCCTCGTCGTGCTGCTGACCAGCACCGCCTGCGCGGGATGGGGCGGCAGCGTCGGGGGCGGCGGGGCGAACAGCATCAACGTGCTCATGGTCAACAACCCGCAGATGGTGGACCTGCAGCGGTTGACGGCCGAGCACTTCACGAAAGCGACCGGTATCACCGTCAACTTCACGGTGCTGCCCGAGAACGACGTGCGCGACAAGATCAGCCAGGAGTTCTCCAGCCAGGCCGGTCAGTACGACGTCGCGTCGCTGTCCAACTTCGAGATCCCGATCTACGCCCGCAGCGGCTGGATCGCGCCGATGGACCCCTACATCGCGGCCGACCCGGCCTTCGACCAGGCGGACATCCTCCCGCCGATGACCGAGTCCCTGAAGGGCCCGGACGGCCAGATCTACGGCCAGCCCTTCTACGGCGAGTCCTCGTTCCTCATGTACCGCGCCGACGTGCTGCAGGCCGCTGGGATCACGATGCCGGAGCAGCCCACGTGGCAGCAGGTGGCCGACATCGCCGCCCGCCTCGACGGCGTCCAGCCCGGCATGGCCGGGATCTGCCTGCGCGGCCAGCCCGGCTGGGGCCAGGTCTTCGCACCGCTGACAACGGTGGTCAACACGTTCGGCGGCACCTGGTTCACCATCGACTGGCAGGCGGGCGTGAACTCGCCCGAGTTCACGAAGGCGGTGCAGTTCTACGTCGACCTGGTGCGCGAGCACGGCGAGGCGGGCGCGCCGCAGGCCGGCTTCACGGAGTGCCTGAACAACATGGTCCAGGGCAACGCCGCCATGTGGTACGACGCCACGTCCGCGGCGGGCTCGCTGGAGGCCGCCGACTCGCCGGTCCGCGGCAAGATCGGCTACGCGCCCGCGCCGGTGGTCGAGACCGACAGCTCGGGGTGGCTGTACGCCTGGTCCTGGGGGATCCAGGCGGCCAGCGAGAAGAAGGACGCCGCGTGGAAGTTCGTCTCGTGGGCGTCGAGCAAGGAGTACGAGCAGCTGGTCGGCGAGCAGGTCGGCTGGTCGGACGTGCCGGCGGGCAAGCGGGCGTCCACCTACGAGAACCCGCAGTACGTCGCCGAGGCGGGTGCCTTCGCCGAGCAGACGAAGCACGCCATCGAGACCGCCGACCCGCGCAACCCCGGCGTGCAGCCGCGGCCCGCGATCGGCATCCAGTTCGTCGGGATCCCGGAGTTCCCCGACCTCGGGACGCAGGTGTCGCAGGAAGTGAGCTCGGCGATCGCCGGGCTGGTGACGGTCGATCAGGCGCTGGACCGGGGTCAGCAGCTGGCCGACGACGTGGCGGAGCGGTACCGGTCTCGGGCGGAGGGCAACTCATGA
- a CDS encoding MalY/PatB family protein, giving the protein MLDPLFDDLSIEDLRRRPGSKWRVDPDVLPAWVADMDFPVAPVIADAIEHAVRRGDLGYPRWEDGHPLRFAFADRMRERYGWRVDVADVREHTDVVQAVQVLLHLGTAAGDAVAVHSPTYPPFHHTVGAMGRKRVDVPFRRTPVGWDANTAGLADAVAAHDCRALLLVNPHNPTGRVLTRDELGEIAAIARRHDLLVISDEIHAELTFPPHEHVPFASLDADAAARTVTLTSASKAFNLAGLRCSVAHFGPPRLLALRDAEPTELFGTVSTLAVVAAVAAWRHGGDWQDRLLRVLDRNRRMAAEAVASWTSDPDPMPEATYLYWFAAEPLGLGDDPVAEVLARARVLLSGGPIFGEDGRRYLRLNYATSAAVLADVLERVRSLPG; this is encoded by the coding sequence ATGCTCGACCCGCTGTTCGACGACCTGAGCATCGAGGACCTGCGGCGGCGGCCGGGCTCGAAGTGGCGCGTGGACCCGGACGTGCTCCCCGCGTGGGTGGCGGACATGGACTTCCCGGTCGCACCGGTGATCGCCGACGCCATCGAGCACGCGGTGCGCCGCGGCGACCTCGGCTACCCGCGCTGGGAGGACGGGCACCCGCTGCGCTTCGCGTTCGCCGACCGGATGCGCGAGCGCTACGGATGGCGGGTCGACGTGGCCGACGTCCGCGAGCACACCGACGTCGTGCAGGCCGTGCAGGTCCTGCTGCACCTCGGGACGGCAGCGGGTGACGCGGTCGCCGTCCACAGCCCGACCTACCCGCCGTTCCACCACACCGTGGGTGCGATGGGCCGCAAACGCGTGGACGTGCCGTTCCGCCGGACACCCGTCGGCTGGGACGCGAACACCGCGGGCCTGGCCGACGCCGTCGCCGCCCACGACTGCCGCGCGCTCCTGCTGGTCAACCCGCACAACCCGACCGGCCGCGTGCTCACCCGCGACGAGCTCGGTGAGATCGCCGCGATCGCCCGCCGGCACGACCTGCTCGTCATCAGCGACGAGATCCACGCCGAGCTGACGTTCCCGCCGCACGAGCACGTGCCGTTCGCCTCGCTCGACGCCGACGCCGCCGCCCGCACGGTGACGCTCACGTCGGCGAGCAAGGCGTTCAACCTGGCCGGGCTGCGCTGCTCGGTGGCGCACTTCGGGCCACCGCGGCTCCTCGCCCTGCGCGACGCGGAGCCGACCGAGCTGTTCGGGACGGTCTCCACGCTCGCCGTGGTGGCCGCCGTCGCGGCGTGGCGGCACGGCGGCGACTGGCAGGACCGGCTCCTGCGCGTGCTGGACCGCAACCGGCGGATGGCGGCAGAGGCCGTAGCGTCCTGGACCAGCGACCCGGACCCGATGCCGGAGGCCACCTACCTGTACTGGTTCGCCGCCGAACCGCTCGGCCTCGGCGACGACCCCGTCGCCGAGGTGCTCGCCCGCGCCCGGGTGCTGCTCAGCGGCGGGCCGATCTTCGGCGAGGACGGCAGGCGCTACCTGCGGCTGAACTACGCCACCAGCGCGGCCGTGCTGGCCGACGTGCTCGAACGGGTCCGGTCCCTCCCCGGATGA
- a CDS encoding phosphotransferase, whose protein sequence is MEVPLLGGTANRGRVHRVGDTVRRPLRPTSGATHALLRHLEEVGFDGAPRVLGVDEAGREVLSYVPGQAVTAPAPAWGLTDEALRSVGRLLRRFHDAAAAFDPAPYHWSHPAPAPFDGGGIAHNDPNLDNVVFRDGRAVALIDFDLAGPGSPVWDVAAAARLWAPLRDPVDTADVRRGRELERTRILLDAYGLDDAGRAAFFRALRDSHSWMGEIVRDGAARGVPGFAEYWTPEAAARQERTVAWFADNADAIEKAVRSS, encoded by the coding sequence GTGGAGGTGCCGCTGCTGGGCGGCACGGCCAACCGCGGGCGCGTGCACCGGGTGGGCGACACGGTCCGCCGCCCGCTGCGGCCCACGAGCGGTGCCACCCACGCGCTGCTGCGCCACCTCGAGGAGGTCGGCTTCGACGGGGCGCCGCGCGTGCTCGGCGTCGACGAGGCCGGCCGGGAGGTGCTGAGCTACGTGCCCGGGCAGGCCGTCACCGCCCCGGCGCCCGCCTGGGGTCTCACCGACGAGGCGCTGCGCAGCGTCGGACGGCTGCTGCGCCGCTTCCACGACGCCGCGGCGGCGTTCGACCCGGCGCCGTACCACTGGTCGCACCCGGCGCCCGCCCCGTTCGACGGTGGCGGCATCGCCCACAACGACCCGAACCTCGACAACGTGGTCTTCCGCGACGGCCGGGCCGTCGCGCTCATCGACTTCGACCTGGCCGGGCCCGGTTCGCCCGTCTGGGACGTCGCGGCCGCCGCCCGGCTGTGGGCACCGCTGCGCGACCCGGTCGACACCGCCGACGTCCGCCGCGGCCGGGAGCTCGAGCGCACCCGGATCCTCCTGGACGCGTACGGCCTGGACGACGCCGGACGGGCGGCCTTCTTCCGCGCCCTGCGGGACTCCCATTCCTGGATGGGCGAGATCGTGCGCGACGGCGCAGCCCGCGGCGTCCCCGGCTTCGCCGAGTACTGGACGCCGGAGGCGGCGGCCCGCCAGGAGCGGACCGTCGCGTGGTTCGCCGACAACGCCGACGCGATCGAGAAGGCCGTCCGGTCCTCGTGA